From the genome of Argonema galeatum A003/A1, one region includes:
- a CDS encoding HpcH/HpaI aldolase family protein: MRENQLKRKLKQGETVLGTFINCPYPAFMEICGYAGFDFAVIDMEHGALHTLVAEDLCRAADCVGIAPVVRVRKNDAPQIQRALDIGSAGVQVPQIETKEDAQAVVRGAKYSPLGDRGLSFNTRAGLYTAAGTQITDKLNEESLVVVHVEGRRGVENIEDIVSVPHIDVIFLGPYDLSQSLGIPGQVRDPRVIELMQKCVTIIRNAGKAAGTFADNPEVAKQWIASGVQYVALGVDVAIFLRSCQALVEAVRN, encoded by the coding sequence ATGCGTGAAAACCAACTCAAACGAAAACTAAAGCAGGGCGAAACCGTACTTGGTACGTTTATTAACTGCCCCTATCCGGCGTTTATGGAAATTTGCGGATATGCAGGATTTGACTTCGCCGTTATAGACATGGAACACGGTGCTTTACACACATTGGTTGCCGAAGACCTCTGTCGTGCGGCAGATTGTGTGGGCATAGCACCCGTTGTCAGAGTCCGCAAGAATGACGCCCCCCAAATTCAACGCGCCCTTGACATCGGCAGTGCTGGTGTTCAAGTGCCTCAGATTGAAACCAAGGAAGACGCCCAAGCCGTTGTGCGAGGTGCAAAATACAGCCCCCTTGGCGATCGCGGTCTTTCCTTCAACACACGCGCTGGCTTGTACACAGCCGCAGGGACGCAAATCACGGACAAGTTGAACGAGGAATCTCTAGTTGTCGTTCACGTCGAAGGCAGGCGCGGCGTGGAAAACATCGAAGATATCGTCAGTGTGCCTCACATTGATGTTATTTTTCTCGGCCCTTACGATTTGTCCCAGTCGCTAGGTATTCCCGGACAGGTGCGAGATCCTCGCGTAATTGAACTCATGCAGAAATGCGTTACAATCATCCGCAACGCAGGGAAAGCCGCTGGCACGTTTGCCGACAATCCCGAAGTGGCGAAGCAGTGGATTGCTAGCGGAGTGCAATATGTTGCCCTGGGCGTAGATGTTGCTATTTTCCTGCGATCGTGCCAAGCCCTAGTAGAAGCGGTTCGTAATTAG
- a CDS encoding 2OG-Fe dioxygenase family protein, whose translation MQTLLGTTESPYSISFALEKVDSIKLEGFKRFFRDLPVDPYIKGKYRFRRLSRLKVVGNVLTKLPHGYLFQSKQYNPLVGDIRREFAELDDALVELDEFKKLVLEFRNYSKLDSAVEIGVHQIRTICSPNNFGNPAPEGIHRDGCDFIGIFSVYRENIEGGETHLYVAKKEKPVLKKVLNPGELLLVNDRNFFHFTTPIKPMSSGEGTRDVFVLTHPSLLHD comes from the coding sequence ATGCAAACTTTATTGGGAACGACGGAATCACCATATTCTATTAGTTTTGCTTTAGAAAAAGTCGATTCCATCAAGCTGGAGGGGTTTAAGCGTTTTTTTAGAGATCTTCCTGTCGATCCTTATATAAAAGGTAAGTATCGTTTCCGAAGATTATCTCGCTTAAAAGTCGTTGGTAATGTCTTAACTAAACTCCCTCATGGCTATCTTTTCCAAAGCAAGCAATACAATCCGTTGGTTGGGGATATCAGGAGAGAGTTTGCCGAACTAGATGATGCACTTGTAGAACTGGATGAGTTTAAAAAACTTGTCTTGGAATTTAGGAATTACTCTAAACTGGACTCTGCCGTCGAAATAGGAGTTCATCAAATCCGCACTATTTGTTCACCGAACAATTTTGGCAATCCAGCACCCGAAGGGATACACAGAGATGGTTGTGATTTTATAGGTATTTTCTCAGTTTACAGAGAAAATATTGAAGGTGGGGAAACCCATCTCTATGTAGCTAAAAAGGAAAAGCCCGTCTTGAAGAAAGTTCTTAATCCAGGAGAACTTTTGCTAGTAAACGATCGCAACTTCTTTCATTTTACCACTCCCATTAAACCGATGTCTTCTGGAGAGGGGACAAGGGACGTTTTTGTGCTTACTCACCCCAGCTTACTTCACGATTAG
- a CDS encoding glucose-6-phosphate isomerase, translating into MDAATLWQRYQDWLYYHEGLEFYLDVSRMRFDDRFVEALRPKFEKAFQDMAALEGGAIANPDENRMVGHYWLRNPDIAPTPEIKQQIIETLEKIETFVRKVHSGDIHPPSVPKFTDIISIGIGGSALGPEFVAEALAPDLPPLRIHFINNSDPAGIDRLLSKLKERLGSTMVLTISKSGGTPEPRNGMIEVKKAYAAKNLDFSQYAVAITGVGSNLDKQAKSEGWLATFPMEDWVGGRTSELSAVGLLPAALQGIDIRAMLAGAKEMDTATRVPQIKNNPAALLALSWYFAGNGKGEKDMVVLPYKDSLLLFSRYLQQLVMESLGKEKDLNGNIVYQGIAVYGNKGSTDQHAYVQQLREGVPNFFLTFIEVLEDRQGPSIEIDPGVTSGDYLSGFLQGTRKALYENHRDSITVTIPQVNPHTVGALIALYDRAVGLYGFLINVNAYHQPGVEAGKKAAAVILDLQKRVMQILKEEGTPLSIAQLAQKAGASDEIEAIYKILRHIAANDRGLVLQGNPASPASLTVSAS; encoded by the coding sequence ATGGACGCAGCTACACTCTGGCAACGCTACCAAGACTGGCTTTATTACCATGAAGGGCTGGAATTTTACCTGGATGTCAGTCGGATGCGGTTTGACGATCGCTTTGTGGAGGCGTTGCGGCCTAAGTTTGAAAAGGCTTTTCAGGATATGGCGGCTTTGGAGGGGGGTGCTATAGCCAACCCCGACGAAAACCGCATGGTGGGTCACTACTGGCTGCGAAACCCAGATATTGCCCCAACGCCAGAAATCAAACAACAAATCATCGAGACGCTAGAGAAAATCGAAACATTTGTTCGCAAAGTCCACAGTGGGGACATTCATCCACCATCCGTCCCCAAATTTACCGACATTATTTCTATTGGCATCGGCGGTTCGGCACTAGGCCCGGAATTCGTCGCCGAAGCCTTAGCGCCAGACTTACCACCGTTGCGAATTCACTTCATCAACAATAGTGACCCAGCTGGGATCGATCGCCTTTTAAGCAAGCTAAAAGAGCGGCTTGGCAGCACTATGGTATTGACGATCTCCAAATCTGGAGGAACGCCAGAACCGCGAAACGGCATGATTGAAGTCAAAAAAGCTTACGCTGCCAAAAATTTGGACTTTTCCCAGTACGCTGTTGCCATCACGGGTGTTGGCAGTAACTTAGACAAACAAGCCAAGTCAGAAGGCTGGCTAGCAACCTTTCCGATGGAAGATTGGGTGGGAGGACGCACTTCGGAATTGTCAGCTGTAGGCTTGCTTCCAGCCGCCTTGCAGGGAATCGACATCCGCGCCATGCTTGCCGGTGCTAAAGAAATGGACACCGCCACCCGCGTACCCCAAATTAAAAATAACCCAGCCGCCCTACTAGCCTTATCCTGGTACTTTGCGGGTAATGGCAAAGGCGAAAAAGACATGGTGGTGCTGCCTTACAAAGATAGTCTGCTGTTATTTAGCCGCTATCTTCAACAACTGGTGATGGAATCTCTGGGTAAAGAGAAAGACCTCAATGGCAATATCGTCTACCAAGGTATCGCCGTCTATGGTAACAAAGGCTCAACCGATCAACACGCTTACGTGCAGCAACTGCGCGAAGGCGTCCCAAATTTCTTCCTCACTTTTATTGAAGTTTTAGAGGATCGTCAGGGGCCATCGATAGAAATAGACCCTGGAGTTACATCGGGAGATTATCTATCAGGTTTTTTACAGGGGACTCGCAAAGCTCTTTACGAAAACCACCGCGATTCTATCACCGTAACGATTCCCCAAGTTAATCCCCACACGGTTGGGGCGTTGATTGCTCTTTACGATCGGGCCGTCGGTTTATACGGTTTCTTGATTAACGTCAACGCTTATCATCAACCGGGTGTAGAAGCTGGTAAGAAGGCAGCAGCAGTTATTCTAGATTTACAGAAACGGGTGATGCAGATTCTCAAGGAGGAAGGCACTCCTCTTTCTATTGCCCAGTTAGCCCAAAAAGCTGGTGCTAGTGACGAAATAGAGGCAATTTACAAGATTTTGCGCCATATAGCAGCTAACGATCGCGGCTTAGTCCTACAGGGCAATCCAGCGTCACCCGCCAGTTTAACCGTTTCTGCCAGTTGA
- a CDS encoding helix-turn-helix domain-containing protein, whose protein sequence is MLLTYQYKIKPTKEQEIIMLQWLELLRRH, encoded by the coding sequence ATGCTTTTAACTTACCAGTACAAGATTAAACCAACAAAAGAACAAGAGATAATCATGTTGCAATGGCTAGAGTTATTGCGGCGACACTAA